The Haloplanus sp. CK5-1 genome contains a region encoding:
- the htpX gene encoding zinc metalloprotease HtpX has product MQWKPDWGLRGRMVLTMFLLFVLYIVFVAILWQYAGLFFAVALMGLFSLGQFFFSDRLALYSMGARRVDADEYPRLHAMVDRLCQQADLPKPDVAVADTTMPNAFAAGRSQKNSTVCVTEGLLRTLDEEELEGVMAHELAHVKNRDVMVMTIASFLSTLAFMVVRWGWLFGGGRNRQGGGGVVVAIVVSLVVWIVSFFLVRALSRYREYAADRGAAAITGRPSALASALLKISGRMDDVPDRDLREQSEMNAFFVIPLRSGVVGRLFSTHPPTEKRVDRLRDLEGEMERR; this is encoded by the coding sequence ATGCAGTGGAAACCCGACTGGGGGCTTCGGGGTCGGATGGTCTTGACGATGTTCCTGCTGTTCGTCCTCTACATCGTCTTCGTCGCCATCCTCTGGCAGTATGCGGGGCTGTTCTTCGCCGTCGCCCTGATGGGGCTGTTCTCGCTGGGACAGTTCTTCTTCAGCGACCGACTCGCGCTGTACAGCATGGGCGCGAGACGCGTCGACGCCGACGAGTACCCCCGCCTGCACGCCATGGTCGACCGCCTCTGTCAGCAGGCCGACCTCCCGAAACCCGACGTCGCCGTCGCGGACACGACGATGCCGAACGCCTTCGCCGCCGGCCGCTCGCAGAAGAACTCGACGGTCTGTGTCACCGAGGGCCTCCTCCGCACCCTCGACGAGGAGGAACTCGAGGGCGTGATGGCCCACGAACTCGCCCACGTCAAAAACCGGGACGTGATGGTGATGACGATCGCCTCCTTCCTCTCGACGCTCGCGTTCATGGTCGTGCGGTGGGGGTGGCTGTTCGGCGGCGGGCGCAACCGTCAGGGCGGGGGTGGTGTCGTCGTGGCCATCGTCGTCTCGCTGGTCGTCTGGATCGTTTCGTTCTTCCTCGTCCGGGCGCTCTCGCGGTACCGCGAGTACGCCGCAGACCGGGGAGCCGCCGCGATCACCGGTCGGCCGTCGGCGCTCGCGTCCGCGCTGTTGAAGATCTCGGGTCGCATGGACGACGTGCCCGACCGGGACCTCCGCGAGCAGTCGGAGATGAACGCCTTCTTCGTCATCCCACTCCGGAGCGGCGTCGTCGGCCGCCTGTTCTCGACGCACCCGCCCACGGAGAAACGCGTCGACCGCCTGCGCGACCTCGAAGGCGAGATGGAACGCCGATGA
- the pspAB gene encoding PspA-associated protein PspAB, protein MGLLDSLRSVLGVRTDADATRDADPEDLFGMSTAYVTMEADLDFVPVDAAALCFSSVDSTDFDTTVDDVEEILRAGEAETGTTFYRHEDDHGYRWVVLEDDDPEDLVTSVHFAADTFVERGYGSRLLAAVFGFERARDGTRAYWLYSFRRGAYYPFVPTGDHERDNRLEFKLQSVLDGELDVEDDENYWYPLWPGDDGGHPWT, encoded by the coding sequence ATGGGCCTGCTCGATTCGCTCCGATCGGTGCTCGGCGTCCGGACCGACGCCGACGCGACCCGCGACGCCGACCCCGAGGACCTGTTCGGCATGAGCACCGCCTACGTCACCATGGAGGCCGACCTCGACTTCGTCCCCGTCGACGCCGCGGCGCTCTGTTTCTCCTCGGTCGACAGCACCGACTTCGACACGACGGTCGACGACGTCGAGGAGATCCTCCGGGCGGGCGAAGCGGAGACTGGCACGACGTTCTACCGCCACGAGGACGACCACGGCTACCGCTGGGTCGTCCTCGAGGACGACGACCCCGAGGATCTGGTGACGAGCGTCCACTTCGCCGCCGACACGTTCGTCGAACGGGGGTACGGCTCCCGACTGCTGGCTGCCGTCTTCGGGTTCGAACGCGCCCGCGACGGGACGCGCGCCTACTGGCTCTACTCCTTCCGGCGGGGGGCGTACTACCCCTTCGTCCCGACGGGCGACCACGAACGCGACAACCGACTGGAGTTCAAACTCCAGTCCGTCCTCGACGGCGAACTCGACGTGGAGGACGACGAGAACTACTGGTATCCGCTGTGGCCCGGCGACGACGGCGGCCACCCGTGGACGTAG
- the radA gene encoding DNA repair and recombination protein RadA codes for MAEDDLEDLPGVGPATADKLVDSGFESYQSIAVASPAELSNTADIGESTASDIINAAREAADVGGFESGAAVLERREQIGKLTWNVPEVDELLGGGVETQSITEVYGEFGAGKSQVTHQLSVNVQLPKEHGGLRGSAIFVDSEDTFRPERIDDMVRGLDDETIQATMDDRGIEGSPDDEEAMEALVTDVLDKIHVAKAFNSNHQILLAEKAKDLASEHEDSEWPVRLLNVDSLTAHFRAEYVGRGELADRQQKLNKHLHDLMRIGDLYNAAVLVTNQVASNPDSYFGDPTQPIGGNILGHTSTFRMYLRKSKGDKRIVRLVDAPNLADGEAVMRVQNAGLVPE; via the coding sequence ATGGCAGAAGACGACCTCGAGGACCTCCCCGGCGTGGGACCGGCGACGGCGGACAAACTGGTGGACTCCGGCTTCGAAAGCTACCAGAGCATCGCGGTGGCCAGCCCCGCGGAACTCTCCAACACGGCCGACATCGGCGAGTCGACGGCGAGCGACATCATCAACGCGGCCCGCGAGGCGGCGGACGTCGGCGGGTTCGAGAGCGGGGCGGCCGTGCTCGAACGCCGCGAACAGATCGGCAAACTCACGTGGAACGTCCCGGAAGTCGACGAACTCCTCGGCGGCGGCGTCGAGACCCAGTCGATCACCGAGGTGTACGGCGAGTTCGGCGCGGGCAAGTCCCAGGTCACCCACCAACTCTCGGTCAACGTCCAGTTGCCCAAGGAGCACGGTGGCCTCCGGGGGAGTGCCATCTTCGTCGACAGCGAGGACACGTTCCGGCCCGAACGCATCGACGACATGGTCCGGGGCCTCGACGACGAGACCATCCAGGCGACGATGGACGACCGCGGTATCGAGGGCTCGCCCGACGACGAGGAGGCGATGGAGGCACTCGTCACCGACGTCCTCGACAAGATTCACGTCGCGAAGGCGTTCAACTCCAACCACCAGATCCTGCTCGCCGAGAAGGCGAAGGACCTCGCGAGCGAACACGAGGACAGCGAGTGGCCGGTCCGCCTGCTCAACGTCGACTCGCTGACAGCCCACTTCCGCGCCGAGTACGTCGGCCGCGGGGAACTCGCTGACCGCCAGCAGAAACTCAACAAACACCTCCACGACCTGATGCGCATCGGTGACCTCTACAACGCCGCCGTCCTCGTGACCAACCAGGTCGCCTCCAACCCCGACTCCTACTTCGGCGATCCGACCCAGCCCATCGGCGGCAACATCCTCGGCCACACCTCCACGTTCCGGATGTATCTCCGCAAGTCCAAGGGCGACAAGCGGATCGTCCGCCTCGTCGACGCGCCGAACCTCGCCGACGGCGAGGCCGTGATGCGGGTACAGAACGCGGGACTCGTCCCCGAGTAA
- a CDS encoding FAD/NAD(P)-binding oxidoreductase, which translates to MTTRIAVVGGGTGGTVLANKLTSKLAAELDADEVKVILIDETGTHVYKPVWLYVAFGRADPSEGLRPLDDLLDRRVRLRTSRVTDVDTAGKRLTLGDGETLEYDHLVLATGARLVPDRVPGLAEGAHDFYSADGAERLRDALADFSGGRLVLSVAGMPHMCPAAPVEFSLMVEDWLRDRGLREASEVVYTASTERSHKLPPVADWTDERFDARGIEAHTDFAVERVAPDERTLHAADGRALDYDLLVTIPPHAGVGLVADAGLGDDGWVETDSRTLEAAHAEDVYAIGDTTDIERPMAGSVAHYQAGTVADRIAASVRGHTPTATYDGKVLCFLEAGLDEATFVSFDYDSLPDLREESKLVHWAKGAYNESYWLTARGLI; encoded by the coding sequence ATGACAACCCGTATCGCCGTCGTCGGTGGCGGCACCGGCGGCACGGTCCTCGCCAACAAACTCACGTCGAAACTCGCCGCGGAACTCGACGCGGACGAGGTGAAGGTGATCCTGATCGACGAGACGGGGACCCACGTCTACAAGCCAGTCTGGCTCTACGTCGCGTTCGGCCGGGCTGACCCGTCCGAGGGACTGCGACCGCTCGATGACCTCCTCGACCGTCGGGTTCGGCTCCGGACGAGCCGGGTGACCGACGTGGACACGGCTGGCAAGCGACTGACTCTCGGAGACGGCGAGACGCTCGAGTACGATCACTTGGTCCTCGCGACCGGGGCACGTCTGGTCCCCGACCGCGTCCCCGGACTCGCCGAGGGCGCTCACGACTTCTACAGCGCGGACGGGGCCGAACGCCTCCGCGACGCCCTCGCGGACTTCTCCGGCGGCCGTCTCGTCCTGTCAGTCGCTGGCATGCCGCACATGTGCCCGGCCGCACCGGTGGAGTTCTCCTTGATGGTCGAGGACTGGCTTCGCGACCGGGGCCTGCGCGAGGCCAGTGAGGTGGTCTACACCGCATCGACCGAGCGGTCGCACAAACTCCCGCCCGTCGCCGACTGGACGGACGAGCGGTTCGACGCCCGTGGCATCGAGGCCCACACCGACTTCGCCGTCGAACGGGTCGCCCCGGACGAGCGGACGCTCCACGCGGCGGACGGCCGGGCACTCGACTACGACCTGCTCGTGACCATCCCGCCACACGCGGGCGTCGGCCTCGTGGCCGACGCGGGACTGGGCGACGACGGCTGGGTCGAGACCGACTCCCGAACGCTGGAGGCGGCCCATGCCGAGGACGTGTACGCCATCGGCGACACGACCGACATCGAACGGCCGATGGCCGGCAGCGTCGCCCACTACCAGGCGGGGACGGTCGCCGACCGCATCGCCGCCAGCGTTCGCGGACACACGCCGACTGCGACCTACGACGGCAAGGTGCTCTGCTTCCTCGAAGCCGGCCTGGACGAGGCGACGTTCGTCTCCTTCGACTACGACTCCCTCCCCGATCTGCGCGAGGAGTCGAAACTCGTCCACTGGGCGAAGGGGGCGTACAACGAGTCGTACTGGCTGACTGCACGGGGGTTGATCTGA
- a CDS encoding DUF1641 domain-containing protein, with protein MNADDEASKTAADAPDDALAAAIAEDPEAVAAFVQRLDDVNELLDVLALATEAADDEMVSSVAGTAGSLGELADEAAEPETVRGARTLLRALGDAGDPDTTYRGVGSLGLLRALRDPEVKRGLAFLVALARGIGRELDRQDR; from the coding sequence ATGAACGCCGACGACGAGGCGTCGAAGACGGCGGCCGACGCCCCAGACGACGCGCTGGCGGCCGCCATCGCCGAGGACCCCGAGGCCGTGGCGGCGTTCGTTCAGCGCCTCGACGACGTGAACGAACTGCTCGACGTGTTGGCCCTCGCAACCGAGGCGGCCGACGACGAGATGGTGTCGTCGGTGGCGGGCACCGCCGGATCGCTCGGCGAACTGGCCGACGAGGCCGCGGAGCCGGAAACGGTTCGGGGGGCGCGGACGCTCCTGCGAGCGCTCGGCGACGCGGGCGATCCCGACACGACCTATCGTGGTGTGGGTTCGCTCGGACTACTGCGGGCGCTTCGCGATCCGGAGGTCAAGCGAGGGCTGGCGTTTCTGGTGGCGCTCGCGCGGGGAATCGGTCGGGAACTGGATCGACAGGACCGCTGA
- the sufU gene encoding Fe-S cluster assembly sulfur transfer protein SufU: MGMGSDMYRQQILDHYKNPRNHGELDDPTFSHVGENPSCGDTIKIDVRLDDDGETIDYVSFSGDGCAISQASASMLTERLPGTTLDELGEMDRDDVVEMLGVDISPMRIKCAVLAEKVVQDGAKIHEGELEIEETTTEE; this comes from the coding sequence ATGGGTATGGGCTCGGATATGTACCGACAGCAGATCCTCGATCACTACAAGAACCCCCGGAATCACGGGGAACTCGATGATCCGACGTTCTCTCACGTCGGCGAGAACCCGTCGTGTGGCGACACGATCAAGATCGACGTACGCCTCGACGACGACGGCGAAACCATCGACTACGTCAGCTTCTCCGGCGACGGCTGTGCCATCAGTCAGGCGAGCGCGAGCATGCTGACCGAGCGACTCCCCGGCACCACGCTCGACGAACTCGGCGAGATGGACCGGGACGACGTGGTGGAGATGCTGGGCGTCGACATCAGCCCCATGCGGATCAAGTGTGCTGTCCTCGCGGAGAAGGTCGTCCAGGACGGCGCGAAGATCCACGAGGGAGAGTTGGAGATCGAGGAGACGACGACCGAGGAGTGA
- a CDS encoding transcription initiation factor IIB: MTETRIWTADETDRGESTRPETTDREHEHGCPECGGSLVADEEHGETACRDCGLVVEENEVDRGPEWRAFDAAERDEKARVGSPTTKMMHDKGLSTTIDWQDRDGYGKTLSSRQREKMQRLRTWNRRFQTQNHQERNLRQALGEIDRMASALGLPENVRETASVIYRRALSDDLLPGRSIEGVATSALYAAARQVGVPRTIDEVARVSRVDEEEFKRTYRYVVRELNLEVAPADPVSYVTRFASELGVSDEAERLAREMLEAAKNRGVHSGKNPVGLAAAAVYAAPLLTNEEVTQKQVSEVADISEVTIRNRYRELLEAYEGDERAVPA, translated from the coding sequence ATGACAGAAACACGCATCTGGACGGCGGACGAGACGGACCGAGGGGAGAGTACGCGGCCGGAGACGACCGACCGCGAACACGAACACGGCTGCCCCGAGTGTGGGGGATCGCTCGTCGCCGACGAGGAACACGGCGAGACGGCCTGTCGCGACTGCGGCCTCGTCGTCGAGGAGAACGAAGTCGACCGCGGCCCCGAGTGGCGAGCCTTCGACGCGGCCGAACGCGACGAGAAGGCACGGGTCGGGTCGCCGACGACGAAGATGATGCACGACAAGGGGCTGTCGACCACCATCGACTGGCAAGACAGGGACGGCTACGGGAAGACACTCTCGTCGCGCCAGCGCGAGAAGATGCAGCGCCTGCGTACCTGGAACCGACGGTTCCAGACCCAGAACCACCAAGAGCGAAACCTGCGACAGGCGCTCGGCGAGATCGATCGCATGGCGTCGGCGCTGGGTCTCCCCGAGAACGTCCGCGAGACCGCGAGCGTGATCTACCGCCGCGCGCTCTCCGACGACCTCCTCCCCGGCCGGTCGATCGAGGGCGTCGCCACCAGCGCACTCTACGCCGCCGCCCGACAGGTGGGCGTCCCCCGAACCATCGACGAGGTAGCCCGGGTCAGCCGGGTCGACGAGGAGGAGTTCAAGCGGACCTATCGGTACGTCGTCCGGGAACTCAACCTCGAGGTCGCCCCCGCGGATCCGGTGAGCTACGTCACCCGATTCGCCTCCGAACTCGGCGTCTCGGACGAGGCCGAGCGACTGGCCCGCGAGATGCTCGAGGCCGCCAAGAACCGGGGTGTCCACAGCGGCAAGAACCCCGTCGGCCTCGCCGCCGCGGCCGTCTACGCCGCGCCGCTGCTCACCAACGAGGAGGTCACCCAGAAGCAGGTGAGCGAGGTGGCGGACATCTCGGAAGTGACGATCCGGAACCGCTACCGCGAACTGCTCGAGGCCTACGAAGGAGACGAACGGGCCGTGCCGGCCTGA
- a CDS encoding DNA polymerase sliding clamp has protein sequence MFKAIVSASTLRDALDSVSVLVDECKVRLNEDGLAIRAVDPANVGMVDLSLEAAAFESYEADGGVIGVNLSRLEDIAGMGNAGDLVHLELDEETRKLHIRIDGLSYTLALIDPDSIRQEPDIPDLDLPALIVAEGNQLDRGITAADMVSDHINLRVDEDDATFHIEAEGDTDDVDFEMGADDLIDLDAGPASSLFSLDYLKDMNKAIPGDAEVTVELGEEFPVKLHYDFAEGLGNVTFMLAPRIQSE, from the coding sequence ATGTTCAAGGCCATCGTGAGCGCGTCGACGCTCCGGGACGCCCTCGACTCCGTGAGCGTGCTAGTCGACGAGTGCAAGGTACGACTCAACGAGGACGGCCTGGCGATCCGTGCGGTCGACCCCGCGAACGTCGGGATGGTCGACCTCTCACTGGAGGCGGCAGCGTTCGAATCCTACGAGGCCGATGGCGGCGTCATCGGCGTCAACCTCTCCCGTCTCGAAGACATCGCGGGAATGGGGAACGCCGGTGACCTCGTCCACCTCGAACTCGACGAAGAGACCCGCAAACTCCACATCCGGATCGACGGGCTGTCCTACACGCTCGCGCTGATCGATCCCGACTCCATCCGACAGGAACCGGACATCCCCGACCTCGACCTGCCGGCGCTGATCGTCGCCGAAGGGAACCAACTCGACCGTGGGATCACGGCCGCCGACATGGTGTCCGACCACATCAACCTCCGCGTCGACGAGGACGACGCGACGTTCCACATCGAAGCGGAGGGCGACACCGACGACGTGGACTTCGAGATGGGGGCCGACGACCTCATCGACCTCGACGCCGGTCCGGCCAGTTCGCTGTTCTCGCTCGACTACCTGAAGGACATGAACAAGGCGATTCCCGGCGACGCCGAAGTGACGGTTGAACTCGGCGAGGAGTTCCCGGTGAAACTCCACTACGACTTCGCCGAAGGGCTCGGGAACGTGACGTTCATGCTCGCGCCGCGCATCCAAAGCGAGTAA
- a CDS encoding DUF2249 domain-containing protein, with amino-acid sequence MGAEPTDADRRLDVRDIDGEPFADIMSALDELAADESLLLVNGFEPEPLYDVIERRGFAYETVNPEPGLWYVEVEAV; translated from the coding sequence ATGGGCGCGGAACCGACCGACGCGGACCGACGACTCGACGTCCGCGATATCGACGGCGAGCCGTTCGCTGACATCATGTCCGCTCTCGACGAGCTGGCCGCCGACGAATCGCTGTTGCTCGTGAACGGGTTCGAACCCGAACCGTTGTACGACGTGATCGAACGCCGGGGATTCGCGTACGAGACGGTCAACCCGGAACCGGGGCTGTGGTACGTCGAGGTCGAGGCCGTCTGA
- a CDS encoding DUF2249 domain-containing protein has protein sequence MTDTLELRSASRAERRDRLFEHLDDADPESSTTAVTDADPVETATLLDRYRIERGRRVDWEADRIDAETREIRITTGEAFDADEWPAFDVRDLPPQRRHEELTGTFDALEAGEGFVLVNDHDPKPLYHELRSTRGETIEWEYLSEGAGEWRVRIGKTGDGDGAVDDAADTTFDVREIPKAERHPTIHHRYGTLLEGATMELVAPHEPRPLHREFRQQYGESFTWAVVEEEPGRCRVRITKEDEANGDASGGATAEPSAPPEGSLSVTEKLDVRELPPARRHEAIFEAYEGLAPGEAFVLVNDHDPEPLYHQFDAEAGPAFRWEYRRQEPGAFEVLIGRAETDDRDGTPL, from the coding sequence ATGACGGACACGTTGGAGCTTCGATCGGCGTCACGGGCGGAGCGCCGAGATCGCCTCTTCGAACACCTCGACGACGCCGACCCGGAGTCGTCGACGACGGCCGTCACCGACGCCGACCCCGTCGAGACGGCGACTCTCCTCGACCGGTATCGGATCGAGCGCGGTCGACGGGTGGACTGGGAGGCCGACCGAATCGACGCGGAGACACGGGAGATCCGGATCACCACGGGCGAGGCGTTCGACGCGGACGAGTGGCCGGCGTTCGACGTGCGGGACCTCCCGCCCCAGCGACGCCACGAGGAGTTGACCGGCACGTTCGACGCGCTGGAGGCGGGCGAGGGATTCGTCCTCGTGAACGATCACGATCCGAAGCCGCTGTACCACGAACTGCGGTCGACGCGCGGGGAGACGATCGAGTGGGAGTACCTGAGCGAGGGAGCCGGCGAGTGGCGCGTCCGGATCGGCAAGACCGGAGACGGCGACGGAGCGGTCGACGACGCGGCCGACACGACGTTCGACGTACGGGAGATTCCGAAAGCCGAGCGTCACCCGACGATCCACCACCGGTACGGGACCCTTCTCGAGGGGGCGACGATGGAACTCGTCGCACCGCACGAACCACGCCCACTACACCGCGAGTTCCGCCAGCAGTACGGGGAGTCGTTCACGTGGGCGGTCGTCGAGGAGGAACCGGGACGCTGTCGTGTTCGGATCACGAAGGAAGACGAGGCCAACGGGGACGCGTCGGGCGGGGCGACGGCGGAACCGTCGGCACCGCCGGAGGGGTCGCTGTCGGTGACCGAGAAACTGGACGTGCGCGAGCTCCCCCCTGCACGGCGTCACGAGGCAATCTTCGAGGCGTACGAGGGGCTGGCGCCCGGGGAGGCGTTCGTCCTCGTGAACGACCACGATCCGGAGCCACTGTACCACCAGTTCGACGCGGAGGCGGGGCCGGCGTTCCGGTGGGAGTACCGACGGCAGGAACCCGGCGCGTTCGAGGTCCTGATCGGGAGAGCTGAGACGGACGACCGAGACGGGACACCCCTCTGA
- a CDS encoding LLM class flavin-dependent oxidoreductase produces MKLSAVDLSPVPHGGTAADAYANTVAAAQQAERLGYSRFWVAEHHGMADRLAGTTPETLLGHLAAETESIRLGSGAVLLNHYSPFKIAELFGSLDALAPGRIDAGLGRANGSPAVDRALGTERRVENPDEDHAEKLEAVVNHLYDDYPAEHAYADLEIPRSGAEPPVPWALGSSPSSAAIAGELGLPYCFAAFIRPGFAVRAVETYRDRFRASRLAGGVDEPRATVAVNAVCAETDHDAARLRAVAEASYRRMQRGVVGTHPTVEEAIEELGEVPDPTPATLDADEWPRAISGSPETLAGLLDQLADRVGVAEVMIQHVVGDHEDALRSHELLAQGVGLDGR; encoded by the coding sequence ATGAAGCTCTCCGCCGTCGACCTCTCCCCGGTCCCCCACGGTGGCACAGCGGCCGACGCCTACGCCAACACCGTCGCGGCCGCACAGCAGGCGGAACGGCTCGGCTACTCCCGGTTCTGGGTCGCCGAACACCACGGCATGGCCGACCGACTCGCGGGGACGACCCCCGAGACGTTGCTCGGCCACCTCGCCGCCGAGACCGAGTCGATCCGCCTCGGCTCCGGAGCCGTGTTGCTCAACCACTACAGCCCGTTCAAGATCGCCGAACTGTTCGGGTCGCTGGACGCCCTCGCACCGGGCCGCATCGACGCCGGCCTCGGCCGAGCCAACGGCTCGCCGGCAGTCGACCGCGCCCTCGGGACGGAGCGGCGCGTCGAGAACCCCGACGAGGACCATGCCGAGAAACTCGAAGCCGTCGTCAACCATCTCTACGACGACTATCCGGCGGAGCACGCCTACGCCGACCTGGAGATTCCGCGGTCCGGTGCCGAACCTCCCGTCCCGTGGGCGCTCGGATCGAGTCCGTCGAGTGCAGCCATCGCCGGCGAACTCGGCCTCCCCTACTGTTTTGCCGCGTTCATCCGGCCGGGGTTCGCCGTCCGCGCCGTCGAGACCTACCGCGACCGCTTCCGGGCGTCACGGTTGGCCGGCGGCGTCGACGAACCGCGGGCGACGGTCGCGGTGAACGCGGTCTGTGCCGAGACCGACCACGACGCGGCGCGGCTCCGTGCCGTCGCCGAGGCGTCGTATCGGCGGATGCAACGCGGCGTCGTCGGGACCCACCCCACCGTCGAGGAAGCCATCGAGGAACTGGGTGAGGTCCCCGACCCGACGCCCGCGACGCTCGACGCCGACGAGTGGCCGCGGGCCATCTCCGGGAGTCCGGAGACACTCGCCGGCCTCCTCGACCAACTGGCCGACCGCGTCGGCGTCGCCGAGGTGATGATACAGCACGTCGTCGGCGACCACGAGGACGCGCTCCGCTCTCACGAACTGCTCGCCCAGGGTGTCGGGCTGGACGGGCGCTGA
- a CDS encoding 23S rRNA (uridine(2552)-2'-O)-methyltransferase: protein MTGKDEYYNRAKQEGYRARSAYKLKQLDGTADLFETGDAVVDLGAAPGGWLQVTAEAVGPEGTVVGVDLQRIESLDHDGVETIRGDMTDEGTVDRLRDAVGGDDVDVVVSDMAPNMTGEYSVDHARSVYLARQAFDVARDLLAPGGDLAVKVFEGPDLADLRAEMEETFEYVRAVHPEASRDASSELYLVAKGYLTAPVTSGDEFTVEVVDEGREGDGIARVDGFTVFVPDADVGEEVEVRIDDVKPRFAFAERRN, encoded by the coding sequence ATGACCGGCAAAGACGAGTACTACAACCGCGCGAAACAGGAGGGGTACCGCGCCCGATCGGCCTACAAACTGAAGCAACTCGACGGGACGGCCGACCTGTTCGAGACGGGCGACGCCGTGGTCGACCTCGGCGCGGCACCGGGCGGGTGGCTTCAGGTCACCGCCGAGGCGGTCGGCCCCGAGGGTACCGTCGTCGGCGTCGACCTCCAGCGGATCGAGTCGCTGGACCACGACGGCGTCGAGACGATCCGCGGCGACATGACCGACGAGGGGACGGTCGACCGCCTCCGCGACGCCGTGGGCGGTGACGACGTCGACGTCGTCGTCTCCGACATGGCGCCGAACATGACCGGCGAGTACTCCGTCGATCACGCGCGGTCGGTGTATCTCGCCCGCCAAGCCTTCGACGTCGCTCGCGACCTGCTAGCCCCCGGCGGCGACCTGGCGGTCAAGGTGTTCGAGGGACCGGACCTCGCGGACCTCCGCGCGGAGATGGAGGAGACCTTCGAATACGTCCGGGCGGTCCACCCGGAGGCCTCGCGGGACGCGTCGTCGGAACTCTACCTCGTCGCCAAGGGGTATCTCACCGCGCCCGTCACGTCGGGCGACGAATTCACCGTGGAGGTCGTCGACGAGGGGCGCGAGGGCGACGGCATCGCCCGCGTCGACGGGTTCACGGTCTTCGTCCCCGACGCCGACGTGGGCGAGGAGGTCGAGGTTCGGATCGACGACGTCAAACCCCGCTTCGCGTTCGCGGAGCGACGGAACTAG
- a CDS encoding queuosine precursor transporter, with protein MSAGEDWPVGRVAILALFVTALVTAQLTAAKVLAIPLPTDLPRIGGTIFLPGAALAYALTFFASDCYGELYGRRDAQVMVNVGFAMNFVLLALVWSTILAPGRNAEFAAQFEGVLAPATNIVAGSLLAYLVSQNWDVLVFHRLRAATDGDFLWLRNIVSTATSQAIDTVIFVGVAFYLLPTYAGIGDVTPWSVVVALMLGQYLLKLLIAIVDTPFVYAVVGVVRSRADAAAKAAAARAASEREADRPVDEF; from the coding sequence ATGAGCGCCGGCGAGGACTGGCCGGTCGGCCGTGTGGCGATCCTCGCGCTGTTCGTCACGGCGCTCGTCACCGCACAGTTGACCGCCGCGAAGGTGCTCGCGATCCCGCTCCCGACCGACCTGCCGCGGATCGGCGGGACGATATTTCTCCCGGGAGCGGCGCTGGCTTACGCGCTCACCTTCTTCGCGTCGGACTGTTACGGCGAACTCTACGGCCGGCGCGACGCACAGGTGATGGTGAACGTCGGCTTCGCGATGAACTTCGTCCTCCTGGCGCTGGTGTGGTCGACCATCCTCGCACCCGGCCGGAACGCGGAGTTCGCCGCGCAGTTCGAGGGCGTCCTCGCCCCGGCGACCAACATCGTCGCAGGGAGCCTGCTGGCGTATCTCGTCAGTCAGAACTGGGACGTCCTCGTCTTCCACCGCCTCCGGGCGGCGACCGACGGGGACTTCCTCTGGCTCCGAAACATCGTCTCGACGGCGACGAGCCAAGCCATCGACACCGTCATCTTCGTCGGCGTCGCCTTCTACCTCCTGCCGACGTACGCGGGAATCGGGGACGTCACCCCTTGGAGCGTCGTCGTCGCGCTGATGCTCGGTCAGTACCTGCTCAAACTCCTGATCGCTATCGTCGACACGCCCTTCGTGTACGCCGTCGTCGGGGTCGTGCGGTCGCGGGCCGACGCCGCGGCGAAGGCCGCCGCCGCGAGGGCGGCGAGCGAGCGCGAGGCGGATCGGCCGGTCGACGAGTTCTAG
- a CDS encoding CopG family transcriptional regulator — MTKISVEIPDELLSDLDDHVGEDGKFVNRSDAIRASVRKTLDLLDDIDARHGRLESEE, encoded by the coding sequence GTGACCAAGATCAGCGTCGAGATCCCCGACGAACTGCTCTCCGATCTGGACGACCACGTCGGCGAAGACGGCAAGTTCGTCAACCGGAGCGACGCTATCAGGGCGTCGGTCCGGAAGACGCTCGACCTGTTGGACGACATCGACGCCCGCCACGGGCGACTGGAGTCCGAGGAATGA